A genomic window from Fibrobacterota bacterium includes:
- the rph gene encoding ribonuclease PH has translation MTRPDYRSVDTLRPFSLQLDFVSQAEGSVLVTAGKTRVLCNASVDKEVPRWLKGQGKGWVTAEYALMPRSTNTRVDRERKGPSGRTQEIQRLIGRSLRACTDLAALGERQIIVDCDVIEADGGTRTASITGAFVALALALRKLKGEAGINGQILTGWLSAVSVGVFEETPILDLCYDEDSKAGTDMNVVAFEDGRLVEVQGTAEHGAYSRAELDRMLDLALGGITTLCGFQKLALGGELP, from the coding sequence ATGACCAGACCCGACTACCGCTCCGTCGACACCCTCCGTCCCTTCTCCCTCCAGCTCGACTTCGTTTCCCAAGCCGAAGGCTCCGTGCTGGTCACCGCCGGCAAGACCCGCGTGCTGTGCAACGCCAGCGTGGACAAAGAGGTCCCCCGCTGGCTCAAGGGCCAAGGCAAAGGCTGGGTCACGGCGGAATACGCCCTGATGCCGCGCTCCACCAACACCCGCGTGGACCGCGAACGCAAGGGGCCATCGGGCCGCACCCAGGAAATCCAGCGCCTGATCGGCCGAAGCTTGCGCGCCTGCACGGATCTTGCCGCCCTGGGCGAGCGCCAGATCATCGTGGACTGCGACGTGATCGAAGCCGACGGTGGCACCCGCACGGCCTCCATCACCGGCGCCTTCGTGGCCCTGGCCCTGGCTCTGCGCAAGCTCAAGGGCGAAGCGGGCATCAATGGTCAAATTCTGACCGGATGGCTTTCGGCCGTGTCCGTGGGCGTGTTCGAGGAAACCCCCATCCTGGACCTCTGCTACGACGAGGATTCCAAGGCCGGCACCGACATGAACGTGGTCGCCTTCGAGGACGGCCGTCTGGTGGAAGTCCAGGGCACCGCCGAGCACGGCGCCTACAGCCGTGCCGAGCTGGACCGCATGCTGGATCTGGCCTTGGGCGGCATCACCACCCTGTGCGGCTTCCAGAAGCTGGCCTTGGGCGGGGAACTGCCCTGA